One genomic window of Cinclus cinclus chromosome 6, bCinCin1.1, whole genome shotgun sequence includes the following:
- the LRRC57 gene encoding leucine-rich repeat-containing protein 57 yields the protein MGNSALKAHLETAQKTGVFQLTGKGLTEFPEDLQKLASNLRTIDLSNNKIELLPPLIGKFSFLKSLALNNNKLTALPEDLCKLKKLETLHLNGNHLRQLPAAFGQLSALKTLSLSGNQLRTVPTQLSGLRHLDVVDLSKNQIQNVPDTVGELQAIELNLNQNQISQISVQISHCPRLKVLRLEENCLELSMLPQSILSDSQISLLAVEGNLFEIKKLRELEGYDKYMERFTATKKKFA from the exons ATGGGAAATAGTGCACTAAAAGCCCACCTGGAGACAGCACAGAAAACTGGTGTGTTTCAGCTGACAGGAAAAGGACTTACTGAG TTTCCTGAAGATCTGCAGAAGCTAGCAAGCAACTTACGGACAATAGACTTGTCGAACAACAAAATAGAGCTCTTGCCACCTCTCATtggaaaattttcctttttgaagaGCCTTGCtctaaacaacaacaaactgA CTGCTTTACCTGAGGACCTGTGTAAACTGAAAAAACTGGAAACACTGCACTTGAATGGCAATCACTTGAGGCAGCTACCAGCTGCATTTGGACAACTTTCAGCTCTGAAAACCCTGAGCCTTTCTGGAAATCAGCTTCGGACTGTGCCTACACAACTCTCTGGTCTTCGCCATTTGGATGTGGTGGATCTTTCAAAAAACCAGATTCAAAACGTCCCTGACACTGTGGGAGAACTGCAGGCTATCGAGCTCAATTTGAATCAGAATCAG ATTTCCCAGATCTCAGTGCAGATCTCCCACTGTCCCCGCCTCAAGGTCTTGCGTTTAGAAGAAAACTGTCTAGAACTCAGCATGCTGCCTCAGAGTATCCTCAGTGATTCCCAGATTTCACTGCTTGCAGTAGAAGGCAACCTCTTTGAAATCAAGAAACTCAGAGAACTGGAAGGTTACGACaag TACATGGAACGATTTACAGCTACAAAGAAGAAGTTTGCATGA